From the genome of Latilactobacillus curvatus JCM 1096 = DSM 20019:
CAGAGTGAACGCCACCTGTTTGAGCGTTGGTTGTTTGTCGCCAGGGTACGTAAATTTTTGAACAGCATAATGAATATCGCCAGTTGCTGGTGTTTGAATCGCATCCGGTGCTTCGACAATGGTGCTGGTTTCTTTCAAAAGTTGATCAACCCGATCATAACTCGCATTGCCCCGTTCCAAGACGTTGAACAAGCGCCCAATCGCAAACATTGGCCAAACAAGCGCCGCGATATAACTAATGAACGAAATCAATTGACCAATCGAAATGCTGTGATTCATAACCAACGTCCCGCCATAAATGATTGTTACAATGTACGTTAACCCGATAATCAAACTGATGGCGGGATCAAATAAACCATCAATCATATTCACACGTTTATTAATCGCAATTGTCTTCGTGACAATCTCGTTGAAATCTTTAATATCAGCTTCTTCTTGGCCAAACGTTTTTAAGACTTTAATCCCAGAGACACTCTCTTGGGTTTTATCATTCAACCGTGAAAAAGCCGCCTGTGATTGCCCAAACGCTGTGTGTAAATGTGCACCTAACCGTCGTGACGCAACGGCCAACAAGGGCATTGGAATCAAGGCCATCAACGTTAAGCGCCAGTCAACGAAAATCACCATCGCAATAATCGTTGTCCCACCAGTGATGATTGAATCGGCAAAGGTTAAAATACCGGCACCAGCCACTTGTTGAATCGCGGTTAAATCATTCGTGGCATGTGCCATCAAGTCACCTGTCCGATGTTTTTGGAAGAAGGTCGTGTCCATCTTCATGAAATGCCAGAACAATCGACTCCGCAATGTCCGTTCCAGTTTAGCCGCGCCACCCCAAATCCGGGTCCGCCAACCATAGCGAAAAATATATTGTAAAATCGCTGCGCTTAACAAGACGCCGAGCCACATGATTAATTTTTGGGCCGTTAATTGTTTGGCGTCCATTAAATCAACCAGGGTCCCAATCACTTTTGGTGGCACAATTTGGACAATCGCCACGAGGACTAAAAAGATGACGCCCCATAAATAGCGGCGGTATTCTTGTTTAAAATACCACCCTAGTTTTTTAAAAATTCCCATGTTGTGCTCCTATCCTCTAAAATTCGATAAGTCCTATTATAACAATCTTAATTAAGCCGGACAATCATTTGTATTTCCGTTCTTATTATGATAAAAAAAGAGCTTCTAACAAACGACTTGTTCGTTAGAAACCCTTTTAAAACCGACTTGACTGTTTTATTTTTTGTTGCTACGTTTTTGTTGTGCTTTCATTGAGCTCATCATCTGATTTAATTTCTTTTCAGATGGTTTTTGACCCATTTGCATCATCATAGCCTTTAACATTTCTTCGTTAATTGGTGGATTGTCTTGGAAATACTTCTTCATGTAAGCACGTGCGCCAAAGAAACCAGCGACTGCGCCTAATAAAGCCCCAATGACAAATAATAAAATGCCTAATCCCATATCTTATGCACCCCTTCCTAATTCAGTTCACTTAAATAGTTTACACATAATTAACCTAAAAAGAAAGCGGAATTCTAAGATTAATCGTCACGCAAGCCTTTTTCCCGTTGGATATCCTTCACTTTTTCAGGAGTGACTTCCTTACCTTCTTTGTCATACACTTGTAGCATCTCAACTTGTGAGCGGAAACTTTCGCGGAAATCCTTTAAATAGGCATCGCGCAGTGTTTGACGTTCTGCTGTTTCAGCTTCAGTTAGTCCTTCAGCTTTTGCTTTGTGTGCTAATTCATTAATTCGGTCTAATCGTTTTTGATCCATTGCCATCTTGTTGCCCTCCAATTCAACCTATTTGTCTATTTTGGACTAAAATCCGTAAAATGTCAAAAAACACGAACGCTTGTTTGAAATCCCGCTATAGGTATGCTAACATATAGCTATTAGAACAAATGAGGTGCTCTTATGACGAGAACAGAATCCAAGCAATTAGAGGTCTTGCGTTTTATCCATGACCGCGTTCAAGATAAAGGTTATCCGCCAACGGTTCGTGAAATTTGCGAAGCCGTTAATTTATCCTCTACTTCTACCGTTCATGGCCATTTAGCACGCCTTGAGAAAAAAGGCTTTTTACAAAAAGATCCGACTAAACCACGTGCCATTGAATTAACAGCAGCTGGTTTGACAGCAATTGGTGCATCACAGAAGAAGATTCCGGTTCTCGGTGTTGTTACAGCTGGGGTGCCCATTTTAGCGGTTGAAGAAGCGACCGATTATTTCCCGATTCCACCAAGTCTACAAACTGAACAAGATTTGTTCATGTTGACGATTCGCGGTGAAAGTATGATTAATGCCGGAATTTTAGACGGCGATGAAGTGATCGTTCGTAAACAAGCGACTGCCGATAACGGTGACATCGTGATTGCAATGACTGCTGAAGATGAAGCAACTTGCAAACGATTCTTCAAGGAACCTGATCATTATCGGCTACAACCAGAAAACGATACATTTGAACCCATTATTTTGAATGAAGTTAGCATCTTAGGTAAGGTCGTTGGCCTATACCGCGACAGAATGTAGCTATCAAAAAAGGATTCGCCGTTATGGCGAATCCTTTTTTAGCATGTTCCTTCAGCCAGGTCCTTACGTTTAGCGACTGACTGACGTTACATTTTTTCTTAACGTGCTTTCTGATGCAATTTCTTCCGTCTAGCCACGTCTCGCAAACAACCCGATTGCATCGGTTATTCACCAACCTAAGTTAATGCTCAGACTCTCCCAGCTTAGAAAGACATCCATTAATAATCCATTAATTTGAAGATATCGTAGTCTTTAATTTTTTCGCGACCGTTTAAATCGTTTAGTTCGATTAAAAAGGCTGTTCCGACAACAATCCCACCTAATTCTTCAACCATTTTGATGGTTGCGGCGATTGTGCCGCCTGTTGCGAGTAAATCATCTGTGACCAACACTTTTTGACCGGGTTTGACCGCGTCTTTGTGCATGTATAATGTTGATTCGCCGTATTCCAAGCCGTAACTTGCTGAGACGGTTTCGCGTGGTAACTTCCCTTTTTTACGGGCTGGTGCAAAACCAACGCCTAATTTGTAAGCTACTGGGCAGCCGACGATGAATCCGCGGGCTTCAGGGCCAACGATCATTTCGACCCCTTTACTCTTTGCGTATTCGACGATCTTGTCGGTTGCTGCTGCATATGCTTCACCATCAGACATCAAAGGTGAGATGTCACGGAATGTGACACCTTCTTCAGGGAAGTTGGGCACACTTGCAACGTAATCTTTAAAGTTGATTGCCATTTTAAATTCGCTCCTTAACTCTTTCAACAGTTTGCTACTGATTGAATCCTGCCAGCCAGTCTTTCATCTCCGCGAAGGTTGAGTAAACAAGCTGCTTTTCCATGTCAATTTTAGCTAATCGTTGTTGATAACTCGGTGCACTTTCTAATGCGTGCTTTTCCGGTTGTTCCGCGGCCGAAATGAGACCACATTCTATTTTAACAAATCCTAAGTCAAAAAACACCTGCAACATAAAAATTAATAGCGGCAATTTAATTTTTAGATAAGTCGCTAATTCCCCTAACCGTGCTTTTTCAATTCCTGGATGTTGACGTAGGTAAACCAAGAAAGTCGCAAACTGTTTCTTATCAGGAATACCATCAAGATATGCCGAATACTTACTATAGAAGATAAAGCTGATTTTAGTGGCCTGTTGTTGGCGATAAAAGGCTTCAAATTCATCTAAATCAGTTGGTTCATCAACCACAATCAATTCTGCTTGCTGTGCGACATCGGCTGCTAAGATGGCTTGGCTGCCGGCTGGGATATAACTTTGTAGCTGTGCCAGATGCTTCTCATTGAAAAAGACATAGGTGCCACTAGCTTTAAACAACTGTTGCGTCAACCGATTACTCCGTTGATCGATTAACACTTGCCCACTCGTTTGTAAATCTTTCAGCATCAATTGCAACGTCGTATTGCCGCGCCAAGTATTCTCACTTAGTTGACCAACTAATTTCAACTGTTCCACCGCTTGTAAATCGTCGTACAACGCACCACGGTTAAATGCTAAGACTGCTAACTGCGCTTCTTGATCAACCGCCGTAAATTTCAAATGCTTCTGATCCGCACCGATCTGCTTCACATTGGTGACGGATGGCACCGTCATTTCAATCAAAGGTTCTGGGTTATCCGTGCCATAAGGAGCTAATTGACTGATGGCTTGATAAACATCGGGCGTCACATCAGCTAATGCGAGCTGTAAATCAACCGCCAATGTGGGTTTCGTTGTTAAATCAATCTGATTATCAGCGGCATAAGTATTCATCGCCGTTTGTAAAGCAGCCAATTGATCGACTGGCATCGTTAAGCCAACAGCCATATGATGCCCACCAAAGTGCGTCAACAATGTGCGTTGGGCATCAAGCGCTTTAAAGAGATGATATGCTTCAACACTTCGTCCCGATCCCTTGGCTTGGCCAGTTGCTAGATCAATTGCTAGCACTAAAGTTGGCTTACCGGTTTGTTCAACGATATGACTCGCCACAATCCCCAGCACACCTTCATGCCAGCCTTCATGTGCCAACACTAAGGTCGCACTAGCTTGGTTCTCAGGTGTTTGTGCCATTTCGCTAGCTAGCGCAGTAATTTCTTGCACAAGACCCTGGCGCTTTTTATTTTGTTGTTCCACAAATTGGGCCTGTTCCACCGCTTGTTCTTCATCGAAAGTCGTTAATAGATTAACACCTAAGTTGGCATCACCTAAGCGACCAATCGCATTCAAACGTGGCCCAATCCCAAATCCAATCGATGTGGCGTCAAGCGTTTCTTGTTCAATACCCGCTGACTGGCAAAGAGCCACTAAACCGGGACGACTGGTATTTTGTAATTGTTGTAAGCCTAAGCTAACTAAAACGCGATT
Proteins encoded in this window:
- a CDS encoding ABC transporter ATP-binding protein, whose product is MGIFKKLGWYFKQEYRRYLWGVIFLVLVAIVQIVPPKVIGTLVDLMDAKQLTAQKLIMWLGVLLSAAILQYIFRYGWRTRIWGGAAKLERTLRSRLFWHFMKMDTTFFQKHRTGDLMAHATNDLTAIQQVAGAGILTFADSIITGGTTIIAMVIFVDWRLTLMALIPMPLLAVASRRLGAHLHTAFGQSQAAFSRLNDKTQESVSGIKVLKTFGQEEADIKDFNEIVTKTIAINKRVNMIDGLFDPAISLIIGLTYIVTIIYGGTLVMNHSISIGQLISFISYIAALVWPMFAIGRLFNVLERGNASYDRVDQLLKETSTIVEAPDAIQTPATGDIHYAVQKFTYPGDKQPTLKQVAFTLPQGKTLGIVGKVGSGKTTLIKLLLREYDQYQGEIQIDGHDIRDYSLDALLDSIGYVPQDNFLFSTDVRDNIRFADFDRNQAAVEDAAISSAVHDDILTFVQGYETVVGERGVSLSGGQKQRIAIARAIMTDPEILILDDSLSAVDAKTEEAILMNLKTMRADQTTIITANRLSSVMHADEIIVMDDGQITERGTHEALLAADGWYAEMWLKQQLSQALGGA
- a CDS encoding YneF family protein — protein: MGLGILLFVIGALLGAVAGFFGARAYMKKYFQDNPPINEEMLKAMMMQMGQKPSEKKLNQMMSSMKAQQKRSNKK
- a CDS encoding DUF896 domain-containing protein, whose product is MAMDQKRLDRINELAHKAKAEGLTEAETAERQTLRDAYLKDFRESFRSQVEMLQVYDKEGKEVTPEKVKDIQREKGLRDD
- the lexA gene encoding transcriptional repressor LexA encodes the protein MTRTESKQLEVLRFIHDRVQDKGYPPTVREICEAVNLSSTSTVHGHLARLEKKGFLQKDPTKPRAIELTAAGLTAIGASQKKIPVLGVVTAGVPILAVEEATDYFPIPPSLQTEQDLFMLTIRGESMINAGILDGDEVIVRKQATADNGDIVIAMTAEDEATCKRFFKEPDHYRLQPENDTFEPIILNEVSILGKVVGLYRDRM
- a CDS encoding adenine phosphoribosyltransferase, whose protein sequence is MAINFKDYVASVPNFPEEGVTFRDISPLMSDGEAYAAATDKIVEYAKSKGVEMIVGPEARGFIVGCPVAYKLGVGFAPARKKGKLPRETVSASYGLEYGESTLYMHKDAVKPGQKVLVTDDLLATGGTIAATIKMVEELGGIVVGTAFLIELNDLNGREKIKDYDIFKLMDY
- the recJ gene encoding single-stranded-DNA-specific exonuclease RecJ, whose amino-acid sequence is MEAQYEWQLKATPTDQDLQAIMAVEALPKAAAQLLWQRGIKTPEAISAFMHPNVGQLHDPYALYDMQTAVDRIQAAVMGGEKITVYGDYDADGITSTALMQETLESLGADVEVYVPNRFKDGYGPNLDVYKQLVENGTQLIVTVDNGVSGLEPIAYAQEHGVDVVVTDHHELPSTLPNATAIIHPRHPEGQYPFSDLCGVGVAFKVATALLEEIPYESLDLVAIGTVCDLVSLTDENRVLVSLGLQQLQNTSRPGLVALCQSAGIEQETLDATSIGFGIGPRLNAIGRLGDANLGVNLLTTFDEEQAVEQAQFVEQQNKKRQGLVQEITALASEMAQTPENQASATLVLAHEGWHEGVLGIVASHIVEQTGKPTLVLAIDLATGQAKGSGRSVEAYHLFKALDAQRTLLTHFGGHHMAVGLTMPVDQLAALQTAMNTYAADNQIDLTTKPTLAVDLQLALADVTPDVYQAISQLAPYGTDNPEPLIEMTVPSVTNVKQIGADQKHLKFTAVDQEAQLAVLAFNRGALYDDLQAVEQLKLVGQLSENTWRGNTTLQLMLKDLQTSGQVLIDQRSNRLTQQLFKASGTYVFFNEKHLAQLQSYIPAGSQAILAADVAQQAELIVVDEPTDLDEFEAFYRQQQATKISFIFYSKYSAYLDGIPDKKQFATFLVYLRQHPGIEKARLGELATYLKIKLPLLIFMLQVFFDLGFVKIECGLISAAEQPEKHALESAPSYQQRLAKIDMEKQLVYSTFAEMKDWLAGFNQ